The DNA window TCTATTTTTTCTTTTTGTTGGTTATATGTGTGCTTCATCCCATTCAGTGGGTTTGTTTTAACTGGTTTGGATACAACGCGCATAAGAAAAGTGCAGACTATTTAGGTTTTTTCCTGCTAAAAACGATGTCTCTTACGTTTTCATCCTCGAAAGTTGAAAACATAGACCTCATCCCCGAAGGTAAACCTTTGATTTTTGTGTCAAATCACCAGAGTCTTTTTGATATAATGGGCTTTGTATGGTTCTTCAGAAAGTTTCACCCCAAATTTGTTAGTAAGATTGAACTGGGGAAAGGCATTCCAAGTATCTCTTTCAATTTAAATCACGGTGGTTCGGTGTTGATAGACCGGAAGAACCCAAAACAAGCATTGCCTGCTATAAAAAAGCTGGGTGAATATATTGAAACTAACACTCGGTCGGCAGTAATTTTCCCCGAAGGTACTCGTTCTAAAACCGGAAAGCCAAAGAAATTTTCTCCTAATGGTTTGAAGATTTTATGTAAATATGCACCAAGTGCCTATGTGGTACCTGTAACAATTAACGACTCCTGGAAAATGTTCCAATATGGTTCCTTCCCACTGGGATTGGGCAACCGCTTAACATTCACGGTTCATCCTCCTATCAAAGTCAGCGAATACGACTTCGCTTCTTTACTCGAGAAAACTGAACAAGCTGTTGTTTCCGGAATCAGTCTATA is part of the uncultured Bacteroides sp. genome and encodes:
- a CDS encoding lysophospholipid acyltransferase family protein; the encoded protein is MKKLLSYPLSLLVYFFFLLVICVLHPIQWVCFNWFGYNAHKKSADYLGFFLLKTMSLTFSSSKVENIDLIPEGKPLIFVSNHQSLFDIMGFVWFFRKFHPKFVSKIELGKGIPSISFNLNHGGSVLIDRKNPKQALPAIKKLGEYIETNTRSAVIFPEGTRSKTGKPKKFSPNGLKILCKYAPSAYVVPVTINDSWKMFQYGSFPLGLGNRLTFTVHPPIKVSEYDFASLLEKTEQAVVSGISL